In Spirochaeta thermophila DSM 6578, the DNA window GTACGGTGAGGGTGAGGACGGGGAGGGAGGCCGTACCGGTCGTGGTGGAGGGGAGGGGTGCCCGGGTCGATTTCTCGGAGGGCGATGTGATCTACCGGTTCGTCTCTTCCTCCGAGGGTATGCGTATCACCACCACGTCGGTGGATGTCCGGGCGGGATCGGTGCGGGTCGTGCCGCTGGGTGAGGGCAGGGTAGGGGAAGAGGTGCGGGCAGGTCCGGGTGAGAAGGTCGAGGTGTCGGAGGAGGTGGACGAACGGGGGCGTATAGGGATCACGGCGACGAAGGGGAGGAGCACGGTCGGGGGTCTTCCCTCCCTGGCGTTCGTGCACGAGCCCCTGTCTCCAGACCTCATCGCCCGGCTGTTTCCTCACCTGGAGACCGAGGGGGGGCCCGTAGAGGGGAGTGTGGTGCAACGGGAGGGGCGGGCGATCCAGTCGGCCTCGCTCGATGTCGCACAGGAGCCGCGGATGCTCACCGCTTCGGACCAGGTGGACCTCGAGTCCGGCCTCCTCAAGGCGAGGAGGCAGCGTGCCTGGGGCGGAGCCCTCTTCCTCTCCGGGATGTTCTTCACCGGCCTGGGGGTGTTCGTGGGGTATGGAGAGGACGTGGCCTCGCCCTACTGGCCGTATCAGGACAGACCCGACCTCGCCCTCTCTCTCTTTTCCGTCGGGGGGGTGGCGATCGTCTCGGGGATCATCTCGTACATCGCAGGCAGTTCCGTGTCCTATTGAGCAGACGTCCGAGCGGAGAGGGCCTCCAGGGCTTCCTCCTGTGAGAGGGGCGTCTCTTCCATGACCTTCTTCTGCCGGATGGCCCACCGGTCCCCGAGAAAGACGAGTTCCATTATCTCCTCGATCCTGGAGGGATTGCTCGTTGCCGGGGTGCCGGTTTCGGGGTCTCCCGGTTCCAGTGTCCACCTGAGATAGGAGGCCCTGACGGTGGCCTGTTCCGAGGTCTCCTGGAGGGTGGAGAGTGTGAGGCCTGCCACGCCGTAGAGAACCGTGCCCTCGGGGAGGGGCGGCATCCCTTCCTCCACCCACTGCTCCGGGCTCACGAGGGGGAGCGTGCGTTCCACTGCGGTGCGGACCCGTACGATCACGAAGAGGTGGGTGAGTTCCCGATAGACCGGGTCGTCGTCAGAGACGAGGCAGTCCCGGAGGGTCTCCGGGTCGATGCGGTTGATGCTCTCGTAGTAGAGGCGGGCCACCTCCAGGGGGCCGAGGCCGATGGTGGCGGGTGGGCGGTTCGCGTTCTGTATCGTGGAGATCAGCACGAGGAGGATGAGGCCGAGTGCAGCGGCTCCTCCACCGAGGATGGCCCCGTACCTCCTGAAGAAGCGGTGCACGCGGAAGGCCCGGTGGATGCGGGCTTCTTCGAGCGGGTCGAACGAGACCGTGCCCACTGTGGCTCCGGGGGGGGCGGGCATCGGCAGGAGGAGTCTGTCGGGTTCTTCGAGAGCTCGATGGACCCAGTGGATGAAAGGCTGTGCTGACTCTCCCGAGGGACGGATACGGGGGAAACGCTTCCTGGTCCGTCGAAAGAGGCGTTCTTCCCGGATGCCGTTACCGAAGGGGGGTCTTCCAGTGATGCAGAGGTAGGAGAGGAAGGCGAGGCCGTACGACCAGGAGGTGTCCTCGATTTCCTCCTGGAGCGGATGGTCGGCGGCGGGAGGGCGATGTTCCCTCATGAGCTGGAGGAGGTCGTCGTTGAGTACGAGGATGCCTTCATCGAGGAAGACGATGGCCTCGAGTGCTGCAGGGGGAAGGGGCATGTCGTGCCCGCGGAGGGTCTCCAGCGCTTCGCCTGCCTGGTGGAGGAGTGGGAGGTGAGAGGGGGAAGGATGGTCGGCGATCTCCTTGAGGGAGGCGATGGGCCGGGCGGCTCTGAAGATGAGGTATCCCTGTCCTTCCACCATCCTCAGGCCTTCGCAGGTCATGGGGTAGACGGCGTTCCCGATCACGAGTCTGCACGTCTTGTCCACGAGGGTGTACTGTTTGGCGACCGCCGGTGTGTAGTCGACGATGCCGGTGGGAATGGCGAGTTTCTCCTGTCCTTCGATGGTGGTGAGGTGGGGTGTGTTCCTATTCGTAATCGCGTTCACCGAACACCTCCGCGGTAAAACCAAAGAGTTGGGCGTCTGGGGCTTTCCATGCGTCGGGGGGGAGCCCTGCCTTGAGGCAGGTGTGAGCGAGAAAGGTCTCCCTCTCCCATCCCTGTTCCACCGGCACCTGGGGGAGGAGAAGACCGGATTGCCAGCCTTTGCGGATGAGCAGGCCGTGGGTCCCCACTTCGACCTCCTCCGGGGCTATGGGGAAGAGGGGGGAGAGGATCGAGATCTCTATGTCGAGGAGGGGAACCTCCGGTCTGGTGACGGGAGGGAACCGTGGGTCGCGAAAGGCGCTCTCGTAGGCCATGTCTTGTACCACCTCCCAGAGGGGGCGATCCGCGATGATGTGGCCGATGCAGCCGCGGAGCGTGCCCTCCTTGTGAAGGGTCACGAAGGCTCCTCCCGGTTCGAGGAGCCGTGGGGGTGGGTCGGGGAGGCGGGGGGTGCGGCTTTCGGTGGCGGCGGTGATGACCTCACGGGCCGCGGAGAGGAGGAGCTTTCGTTCCTCGTCAGTGTGTCTCATGGTCGTTTCCTCCTGTGACGAGGAATGAGGCGTACTCCA includes these proteins:
- the amrA gene encoding AmmeMemoRadiSam system protein A, producing the protein MRHTDEERKLLLSAAREVITAATESRTPRLPDPPPRLLEPGGAFVTLHKEGTLRGCIGHIIADRPLWEVVQDMAYESAFRDPRFPPVTRPEVPLLDIEISILSPLFPIAPEEVEVGTHGLLIRKGWQSGLLLPQVPVEQGWERETFLAHTCLKAGLPPDAWKAPDAQLFGFTAEVFGERDYE